GCATCCCTTGGCAGGTATATTGATGGATAACCCATTTGTGTTAGGAAGTTTGAAATTTCATATGCTTTAATATCTAATAATATGTTCACTGTTTTGTAGAGCTCATGATAATAAATAGAAGGTGCTGTTTCAACTATGGGGAGTTGAATAGGAAGTCCTATTACAATTACAGTTTTTGCATCAGGATATATAGATTCTGGCCAGAATTCTTTGGGTATCCATTCTTTAAAAGTGTTTGGAAGTTCTTTGGGTGGATTAGACCAACATGTAACAGGTGCAAATCCAACAAGTGGAATATCAAGTTCTGTACACTTATCAATAACTTTTTCTTTAATGGATTTAACCTTCATGAAAATCTAAAATTTATAATTTATTGATTCTAACCTGTCCATTGCATCTTCTAATTGGTTGTATGATGTTGCATAGGATAGCCTTACATGATCTTTTCCATGAGCTCCAAATGCTTTGCCCTGAACCATTACAACACCTTTTTTCAGGCCAGCTTTAACAAATGCTTCTGGATTGTTAATTTTTGGAAAAATATAAAAAGCACCATGGGGTGATGAACATTCAATTCCCATTCCATTTAATCTATTAACAACCAGGTCCCTTCTTCTTTTGAACTCAGATACCATTTCTGAAATATTATTTTGGGGGCCTTCAAGAGCAGCTAATGCTGCTTTCTGTACCATTGAACTTGCACAAGCAGTTGTATACTGATGAATCTTTAAAAGTTCTTCTGTTATTTCTAAATTGGCTGTAACATAACCTATTCTAAAACCTGTCATTGCATATGATTTTGAAAATCCATTAATTGTTATAGCGTTTTCACAAAATTTGCCTGGACTATGGTGAACATTGTTGTAGACAATCTTTTCATAAACTTCATCAGAAATTAGATAAATGCCATTATCATCGGCAATTTCTGAAATTGCCTTAATGTCCTCTTTTTTCATTACACTTCCAGTTGGATTTGAAGGAGAATTCAACATAATGGCCTTGGTTTTCTTTGTGATTCTTTCATTAACATCCTCTGCAATCATTCGAAGATCATTTTCCATATTGAGTGGAATTCCTCGAGGTATGCCTCCAGCAAGACTTACACATGCATTGTATGACAGAAATCCAGGATCAGGTATTAGAACTTCATCTCCAGGGTTTACTAATGCCTGCATGCACATGTAAATGGCTTCACTAGCACCTACAGTAACTAGCACAGATTCGGGAGAAGTGTTAATCCCATTATCAACTTTAAATTTGTGGGTTATTGCTTCTCTTAATTCTAATATCCCCATATTTGATGTGTAATGGGTGAATCCTTCTCTCATGGCATTTGAAGCTGCTTCTATTATATGTTTTGGGGTATTGAAGTCCGGTTCTCCAAGTCCAAGGTTTATTGAATCTTCACCGGCCATTTCGAACATCTTTCTTATTTCTGAAAGGTTTATTGATTGTACACGTTTTGAGGGTTCCATAACAATTACCATACCTATTTTTATTTGCACTTATATATATCGAATCTATGCCAGAGTTAAATAGATCCTTGGGTCTATATGATGTTGTCAGTCTTGTAATTGGTACAATTGTTGGTGCAGACATATATATTGCAGCCTCATTTGGAGCAGGTTTACTTGGCCCATTTTCGGTAGTTGCTTGGGTAATAGCAGGAGTTATGGCCATAATAATAGCTTTATGCTTTGCCGAATGTTCATCAAGAGTACCTCAAGTAGGAGGGCCCTATGCATATGCAAAAAGAGCATTTGGTGATTTTACAGGATTTTTAACAGGATGGTCCCTTTTAATAGCATCATGGAGTGCAATTGCAGTATTTCCACTAGCATTTGTAGCATACTTGGATTTCTTCATTCCTCACATGTCGCAGACTCTGCAAATTATTATTAAATTTCTTTTCGTTTTATTTCTAACAATTGTAAACTACTTTGGTGTTAGACAGGCAGGTAGAGCTAATGATATTTTAACGATTCTTAAAATAGCTCCTATACTTATTTTAACATTTGCGGGTATTGCATATTTCATAATTAAACCATCGTTACTTGTGGCCAATTTCACGCCCATAGCTCCTTTAGGGTTCAGTGGTCTTGGAAGTGCAATTGTACTTATATTCTGGGCATATGTTGGATTTGAATTGGTTACAGTTCCTTCTGATGAGATAATTAATTCAAAAAGAACAATTCCTCTTGCTATAGGTATTGGAATGGGAGTGATTGCGCTCTTCTATATTCTTACAAATTTTGTTATTTTAGGTTTAGTTCCATGGTTTGAACTTTCAACATCAACAGCACCATTGGCTTTAGCAGGTTATGCTCTTGTTGGGGCAATAGGTGCAGGTTTCTTAACTTTAGGTGCTCTTTTATCAATATCTGGTTCAGATGAGGCGGGAATATTATCTTCTGCAAGGATACCTTATGCAATGGCTGCTGATGGATTGCTTCCACGGGTTTTAGCCAAGGTTCATCCAAAATATGGTACGCCCTATGTTGCTTTGATTGCACAGAGCATAGTAACATTAATTGCAGCAATATTTGGCACTATTGATAAACTAATTATTCTCTCAGTGTTTACTCTATTATTCTGCTATCTTTTAACATGTATATCCGTATTTCCACTCAGAAAAAAATTCACAGAGGGCATTAAGCTTCCCTGGATAATTCCTGTACTGGGTGTTATTATCAGTATCTACATAATGACCCAGTGTGCGCCCAGTCAGATAATTATTGGAAGTGCATTAATTATTCTAGGAATTCCTGTATATGTTATATTTGCACCAAGAACAGAAATTAAAACGGCAAGAAGAGATTTAAGATTAGGTGAGGATTATGTGTCACAGACCATTGAGAGGGATGAAATATTCCTTGCAAAATTCATTAATCAAGTTAATGAATTGATAAAGAGAACAAGAAACAGATTCAGTTAGATTGTTTATTACATGCACCACAGTTGTAACATCCAAATTCTTCGCACCAAGGTGTTAAATTACCATTTATAGCTTTTTTATACTCTTTTTTTAAGAATTCATCTTTGATTCCTACATCGATATTTTTCCATGGAAGTTCTTCGTTCATATCCCATTTATGGGCGAATTTTGACCACTCCCTAATTGAAACTTTTTCGGTCAAAGATCTTTCGAGTAAATCACCTAGCTCTCGACCACCCATAGATAAAATATATTGAATAAAAGCAGTTTTTGGGTTTTCAATCTTAAATGACCGTAAATTAATATGTGAATCGATATATTTTATTTTAAATTTAAGTTCATCTAAATTGAAGCCTTCCCATTGGAAAGGTGTATGTGGTTTGGGGATAAAAGGATTTACACTGATCCTTACCTGGTTTTTTCTTTTTCCCATCTTGATCAATTCTTTAATATATTTGCCAAGGCATTCTATATCAGTTTGATTTTCTGTTGGAAGACCAAGCATGAAGTAGAGTTTTACATTAAGATTATGTTTAAATGCGGTATTGATAGTATCCTTAATCAGTTCATCGGTTATTGATTTATTTGCTGCTTTCCTGACTTTCCATATAGATTCAGGCGCAATTGTAATGGTTTTAAGGCCACTTAACTTTAATATTTCAAGTAAATTATCTGTTACAGATTCAATCCTTAAAGAAGGTGTTGTTACTTGAAAACCTCTTTCATGCAATCCTTGACACAGTTCTTCCATTTTAGAATGATCTGAAACTGCAGCACCTATCAATGCAATTTTGTTAAGTCCTGTTGCATTTCCTCCCCTTTCAGCTATTTTTAATAGCTCTTTAATTGGCATTTCTCTACGGGGTCTGTAGATACATCCTGCCATGCAGAATCTACAGCCCCTTGTACAACCTCGCGATACTTCCAAAAGAAATGCACGTCCAAAAGCAGGGATATATTCTTTTTCATCTGTTTCTGGTACTACTTGTCTGATAGGGTGACAAGCATCCATTAGATCTGGTACGGTTACCATTTTTACAGGATGATCCGGAAGATAAACTCCTTCTATTTCAAGAAAAGCATCTAAATTAGCTTTTGGATTATCTAAATCGAGGTAAACGTCAAGTAAATTATCTAAAATTACTTCGGCCTCACCAACAACAAAGAGATCAATGAATCTGGACATAGGGAGAGGATTTGAACTTGCACATGGGCCACCGGCAATAATAAGTGGATGTTTTGAGTTTCTATCCTCTTTTTGAAGGGGTATTCCTCCTTGTTTCAACATTTTCAGTACATTGATATAGTCTTGCTCATATTGCAGTGAAAAACTTACAATATCAAAGTCTTTAAGTACTGTACCTGTTTCAAGACTTTTTGAATGGGGATAAACCACTCTCTCGCAATAAATATCTTCTCTAGAATTTAGAAAATCGTATATTATATGAAATCCTAAAGATGACATGGCGCTTCTGTAAAGATTGGGATAGCATGATGCAAATCTCAGGTCAACCTTTCTAATGTCCTTGATGATTGCATTGTGTTCAAGCAGCATAATTATATTATCTGACCTTTACATAATCAAGATATCTAAATGTTAAAGGTAGTGAAATGAAGGAAAACTCATACAAAAAGGTGGCGGTAGGGGGAACATTTGACAAGTTCCACTATGGGCACAGACGGCTTATGGATATTGCATTCGAAATTGGGGATTATGTGGTAATAGGGGTCACATCAAACACATTTGGTGGAGTTAAAGGTAAAATTGAACCATGTAATGTTCGTATGTCTAATCTCAGAGGTCTGCTTGAAAAGAAACACCAGAATTATGATATACAAAAATTAAACGATCCATATGGAACAACCATCTCAGATGAATCTATTGATGCCATAGTTGTAAGTGAAGAAACAGAACCAACAGCCTTTAAAATAAATAAAATAAGAAAAGAGAGAGGAATGAAACCTCTGGATATTGTTACAATTGGAATGGTTCTTGCAGCTGATGGTATACCAATTTCTTCGACAAGAATAAGAAAAGGGGAAATAGATAAAAGGGGAACCATAATTAGGGTAACTAAATAGAATTATTTTATTGATTGGAGGATATATTCATTATGAAAGTTGTTGTAGGATCAAAAAATCCTGTTAAAATTAAAGCCACTAAAAATATTTTAGAAAAAATATACAGTGATATTGTGGTTTATTCTGTTGATGTTGATTCAGGTGTACCGGACCAACCATTTGGGCTTGATGAGACTATTAACGGCGCTATTAACAGGGCAAAAAATGCTTTTTCAGTTGAATTTAATTTGAGCGTTGGTATCGAATCAGGTTTAATGAAGACGCCCAATTCTTTAACAGGCTATATTGATCTTCAGTGGTGTGCGATATTTGATGGGAACAAAGTAACCATAGGGGTGAGTTCGGGATTTGAATATCCTCCAGAAGTTGTAAAAGAGGTTCTGGGTGGTGTTGAAGTAGGTGATGTCATGGATAGAATCACTGGTGTTGAAGATCTTGGAAAAAAGAAGGGGGCAGTGAGTCATCTGTCACACGATCTATTGAACAGAACAGAAAATACTGAGCAATGCGTTTTAACTGCAATGATACCTAGAATGAATGAAGATGTATATTTGATTCACGATAAATAGAATTTTCGATAAGATTTTTCATAAATCAAATTAATATATAAAAAAAGAATCTTTCATTATATTAATAAAAGTTAGATAAGGATATTTAATAGAATTTTGGGTGAATCATTTGGCTGAATCAAATAATAAATATCAAAGATTAATGAATTTCCTTAAAGATCATAATAATTCCATTATTTTGCTGGTTTTATTAACTGTATTAATATGTATAATTACCTATTATAGGGTACTGGTTCAAATTGAATTAGGACCAGTTTCAGATAGTTTTGATTTTCTATCTAATGCCCTTTTATTTGCAGGACATGGTAACGGATACTCGGATCTGTTAAGGCCCCCACTTTTTCCATTCATAATATCAATTTTTTTTAGATTGGGTTATGTTTATTCTAGTACCATTTTTGCTGTGGATGGTGGGATATTCATATTTGGTGTTATTGGGATGTTTTTATTTCTAAAGCTAAGATTTAGTAGTATTGAAAGTTTCTTAGGGGGATTGCTATATTCAACATTTCCAGTTGTTTTAATATCATTAGGATTTGGGTTTTCGGATTTGGTTAGTGTATCTTTTTCAATATGGGCATTATTTTTCCTAGTTTTAGGAGTTGAAAACAATAGAAAATTCTTATATTTAGCATTTCCATTTGCTATGTTTGCTTTCTTATCAAGATACAATTCAGGACTTTTAATAATGCCAATTTTCCTTTATATCCTAATAAATAAGGATAGAATAAAATTTAGGGATATTTTAATCGGAATAATTGTATCGGTTTTGACAATTCTTCCTGTATTAATATTCTTCTATGAAAAATTTGGAAACATATTATATCCATTTATAAATTTTGGGGCAACCTCTACAGGAGTAAATAGTGAAACAATAAATATTGCATATAATACTAACCAGTTTTATTTTATACAAAGGTTCTATGAATTTATAGGGATTCAAGGATGTATTATACTTTTAATAGTGGTTTTAGGTATTTTCGTATTATTATCTCAAAGATTTTTTAGAAAAACCAATGATAAAAAAATTATATATGGATTTATTAAGAAAATTGGGGCAAACAAAGTCAGATTGATAGTTTTTTGTCTTGTTACACTTCTCTTTTTGATTAGTTTTGTTTGTACCATCTATATTGTAAGTGAATTATTATTTTTTATTTTAGCGTATTTATTCTATGATCTAAGCAAAAATTCGAATATAAAAAATTTGAATATCGATATAATGGTTTTTGTGTGGGTTATGGCATTTTTTATTTTCCACAGTATTTTTGTGATGAAAACCAACAGATATTTTTTGACTATGGTTCCTTCTGTAGCTTATTTTATGGTACTAGGCTTAAGTGAAATCTCTAATAGGATAAAGTTTAATATCAGGAATAGAAATATAACATTTAAATTAATTACCATAATATTGACAACAATTATCCTTTTATCTACTGCAACCACAATCCCTCAGATATTACAAGCAAATAGTAATATAAACACGTTGGATAATGAAATTGAATTATCAAGTCAATGGTTTGTAGGTTATGATCCCGAATATAGAAATAAAAATATATATTCTGATTTGTGGCCAAATTACAGTTGGTATCTTAATACTAATGTAAAAATGGTGCCCATTTATCAGACTTATAAAACATTACCTAATGGCAATAGAGTTTATTCTGTAAATCAAGCAGATATTAATGCATTCAATAATTATTTAATTAATAATAATGCAGATTACTTTTTCAGTGATATTCCCGGACTTAATTTAACAACTTACTCATTGATTAAACAATTCGATAATATTTACATATACCAAAGGAAAAATTAGCTGAAATATATCTCCATCAATTTAAACAATATTCTTAGGTTTATAAGAATAATATAAAATTTAAACTGCAATTATTATTAAAAAGGGTAATTGTACAAATAAAATTGTAAATAGTTGAATTTCGAGAAATTAGGTGGTAATATAACTAATAAAAATAACTACTTCATGGATTTTATAGGAAAAAAACGATTCATTTCATGTATTTTCTTAATTTTATTGGTAATAATAGTTAGTATTATAACTTACAATAGAGTTTTATTACAAATTGATCTTGGACCTATTTCTGACAGTGTAGACTACTTCACAAATGCCCTTGTATTTGCAGGGCAGGGAATAGGATATTCTGACCTCATAAGGCCCCCTTTCTTTTCATTCATTACTTCAATATTTGTTAGAATGGGATACGTATCAATAAACACTATTTTTGCTGTAGATGGTGGATTATTTATTTTTGGTGTTATTGGGATGTTTATGCTTTTAAAAATCAGATTCAATGATCTTGAAAGTTTTTTAGGTGGCTTACTTTATGCAACATTTCCTATAATTTTAGTTGTTCTAGGGTTAGGGTTTTCAGACCTTGGAAGTGTATCATTTACAATTTGGAGTTTTTATTTCATGATTTTAGCAATTAAAAACGATTCTAGATGGTTTTATATAGCATTTCCCTTTGCTATGTTAACATTCTTGACTAGATACAATAATATACTTTTAATATTTCCCATTTTTCTTTACATCTTAATGAATAAAGATAGAATTAACATCAAAAATTTATGTATAGGAATCGGAGCTTCATTTTTAATGATCATTCCCTTACTCCTATTTTACTATGAAAAATTTGGTAATATAATTTATCCATTTCTAAATTTTGGATCAACTTCCACGATGGTTTCTGTTTCTGCAGAAAATGCTTCATATGATTCAAATATATTCTTCTTTTTACAAAACTTTACAGGCCTTGTAGGGCCCTCGGGTATTACTGTCCTGTTTATCCTTTTATCAGGTGCATTATTAATATTAATTATCAAAATTATACAGAAGAACAAATTTAAGAATAATTTAGTTGAGAGATTTAATTCATTAAATAGGAAAAATAAGATTGAGTTAATTTTCTTGATTATTCTCTTAACAATCTTTTTAGAAAGCTTTTCAAAGACTTTTTATATGTTTAGTGAATTATTATTCTTTGTTCTCGCCTACTTATTTTATGATCTAACAAAAAATTTGAATATCAAAAATATGGATATCCATTTATTGTTTTTGTTATGGTTTTTGGTATTTTTCATTTTCCACAGCATATTTGTGATAAAGGATTATAGATATTTCGTGCTTATGGTACCTCCTGTAGTTTATTTCATGATTTTAGGCTTAAGTGAAATTTCCAATAGATTAAAATTTATGATAAAAGATTACAATATTACATTTCCATTAATAACAATACTCTTGACAATGATAATTCTGTTATCATCAGCATCAGAATTATCTCTGATAATGGAATCAAATAATGATGATAAAGTTGCAAATCATGATATGGAATTAGCTAGCCAGTGGCTTGTTAATTATGATCTTGAATATAAAAATAAAAATATCTATTCGGATTTATGGCCCAATTTCAGCTGGTATCTTAAAACTAATGTGAAACCTGTACCTGTTTTTAAGGATAATCAAGTATATTATGGCGGGGTTAAAGATAAAAACTTCACCCAAATGGATAGCAAAGCTTATAATAAATATCTTGAGGCAAATAACGCAGAATATTATTTATCTGTTCGCAAAGGATTGAATTTAACTTCATACAAACCAATTAAAGAGTTTGGATTTATAATAATTTATAAAAAAATATAACTAACAGCTTATCTAAATAAATTCATTAATAAAATATGTTTATAAAAATGTAAATTCATAAATATATGAGGTTAAAAATTGAAAATATGTATAGTACCAACCATGTTTCCAAAATATAAAGGGGATTATTATGGTTCATTTGTATTTGATGATGCTAAAGAATTAGCAAAAAAAGGATTTGAAGTTCATGTTGTTACACAACACAACAAGGGTATACCATACGAAGAGAATATGGGAGGAGTTCATATTCATAGGTTTAAATGGCTTGAACCCGGAGAATTTAAGGCACTTTTACATTTTAAAGGATTTATTGATAATTTACGATTGACTACATATCTCATATCACTATTTTTTTATTTAATATGGATTGTTAGAAAGTATAATATAGATATTATTCATGCACACTCTGTGATTCCCACTGGATTTATCGGAGTTATTGTATCAAAAATTGTTAGAAAACCCGTTTTCATCACAGTACATGGAATGGATATAACTAATTTTGAAAATCGTCCGTTTTATAAGAGATTAATAACTTTTTCATTAATAAATTCCATTAAAACTATAGCTGTAAGTGAATATATTGCGAAAAAGATGATATCATTAGGATCTAACCAAGAAAATTTAATTATCTTAAGAAATGCTATAGATACAAACAGATTCAAACCATTAAGGAATTCAAATCTACGTAAATATTACAATATCAATGATAAAGATGTACTAATATTGTTTGTTGGATATTTAGATATTTTTAAGGGGATATTAGAATTATTAGAAGCATTTTTTGAATTAAACGAATATAATAAAAATCTGAAACTTATGATGGTTGGAAATGGGCCTAAAGAAAATATACTAAAAATGAAGGTACTCGATCAAGATTTAGAAAATTCAGTAATATTCACGGGGAAAATTCCGCCTGTTGATATTCATAATTACTACCAATCAGCAGATATATTTGTTCTCCCATCTTATACTGACTCTGGTGGACCTCCATTAGTAATTATGGAAGCAATGGCTTGTGGTTTACCTATTATTGGTACTAATATAGGAGGGATACCTGAAGGAATAGAAGATGGCATGAATGGATTCATTATACCTCCAGGAAATGTTGATGAAATGATTAAAAAATTAAATATTCTATTAAAAGATGAAAGTTTAAGGAAAAAGTTTGGAAATAGTTCTTTAAAAAAGATATATGAAAATTCAATGATACAAGAAAAAAAGATTGATGAATTAATTAATTTATACCAAGAACAAATTAAAAATCATTAGTAATAGTAACTATGCCAGAATATAATCCTCTATAATAAGCCATAAATAATTCAGGTTTTTTATAATAAATACTCAAAAAAATAGGAATTAAAAACGCCCCCAATATCTGATAAAATATGAAAAATAGAAAATCAGATCTTTTTGACCATCTTTTCATAAATAACCATCTATTTCTTGTAATGTAATATAATCCAATCTTTTCTTTAATTCCTCCACCAGATTTGGATATTTTATGCCAAATTTTCCCTTTTGGAACGAAAACATTTTTATATCCTAATTTAGTAGCTCTAAGAGTCCAATCTATTTCTTCAAAATATAAAAAAAATCTTTTGTCAAGTAATCCTATCCTATTAATCACTTCTTTTTTAATGAGAAATGCACATCCACTAACATATTCTACTTCAGCAATTTTATCATACTGGCCATTATCCATTTCATTATAACCAATATTAAGACCTCTACTGAACTTCCAGGATATTTTTCCTTTTGCAAACCAAATTCGATTTGGATCATTGTAATAATATATTTTTGGTCCTAGAATCCCAATTTCACTATTACTTTCAGAAACTTTTAACATTTCTACTAAAAATTCTCTATCCACAATTGTATCATTATTTAAAAGCATTACATAATCAGGATCTAAGTTATTTAGAGCATAAGTAATTCCAATATTATTACCCTCTGCAAATCCATCATTATTCTCATTTTTAATTAGAAAAAGTCTTTTAGTTGATGATTTAATATTCTTCTCTATTTCAATATATCCATTTGGTTTAGTTTCTATAAGTTTTATAGGCTTATTAATTGGATTATAACTAAAAAATGTGGATTTTGTTTTTAATTGTCCGTTACAATATTTTTTTATATTATCTATTGATTTGTCAGTAGAATTATTATCCACAATAATTACATTATAATTATGATACTTATTTTGATAAATGGATTCCAAGCACTCAATTGTATCTTGCCATCCATTCCAATTTAAGATTATAATTACTACATTTTTTTTAATATTCATATGATCACTAATTATTGTTAAAAACAATAATACAACTAATTAATAAATTATTATAATTTCCGCAAATTCTATATAATTCGGTTTTATGTTTAATTTTTGTATTATTCCAGTTCATAGATTATCACACTTTGTCAAATATATGTCTAATATTTCCTTAATGTAAAAAATACATTCAGAAATATATTATAATATTTTTTTTGTATGAATGATACTAAATAAAGTAACCAATATTTGATATTTAGGGGATTATATCTAATTGCATCCATTAAATATTTCCTAGATTTACTTTCATCTCCATTTAAGAAAGCATAAATACCTATATTTGCTTTATTAACTGCTAATATTTCTTTGTTATCATTAAAATCTGCAAAATGTTTTTTTAAAATTATTTCGGAAGATTTTAAATTTTTTGAATAATTAATTGATGCACTGTCTGATGAACAATATGCAATTGATAATGGTTCATCAATAAATTTAAAAGAGAAATATTTTGAGATTCGGATATATAATTCCCAATCTTCCAAATTAGGAAGATTTTCATCGTATAAGCCTACTTTTTTAAAACATATCTTTCTGATTACACTTAAACCACTTACAAAGTTACCTTTAAGTAGTTCAAAATGAATATTTCCTTCTTTCTTGGTTACTTTAGGAGTGGGAATATAGATCTTTTTATTATCCTTTATATGCCAATATCCAGAATATACTACTCCTATTTTATCACTTGCTTCTAAAAATACATCCATTTCTTTTTCTAGCTTTTCTGGAAGCCATTTATCATCACTATCTTGGAATGCAATAAAATCGCCTTTAGAATATTTAATTCCAGTATTCCTCGCAGCAGCAGCTCCTCTATTCTTTTTATGCACATAATAATTTATTTTATCTTCATTAAACCTTTGTATAACTTCTTTAGTGTTATCGGTAGAGCCATCATCAACAACTATAATCTCATAATTAGTATAACTTTGATCTAAAATACTATTAATTGCTCTTGTAATT
The Methanobacterium spitsbergense DNA segment above includes these coding regions:
- a CDS encoding glycosyltransferase — translated: MKICIVPTMFPKYKGDYYGSFVFDDAKELAKKGFEVHVVTQHNKGIPYEENMGGVHIHRFKWLEPGEFKALLHFKGFIDNLRLTTYLISLFFYLIWIVRKYNIDIIHAHSVIPTGFIGVIVSKIVRKPVFITVHGMDITNFENRPFYKRLITFSLINSIKTIAVSEYIAKKMISLGSNQENLIILRNAIDTNRFKPLRNSNLRKYYNINDKDVLILFVGYLDIFKGILELLEAFFELNEYNKNLKLMMVGNGPKENILKMKVLDQDLENSVIFTGKIPPVDIHNYYQSADIFVLPSYTDSGGPPLVIMEAMACGLPIIGTNIGGIPEGIEDGMNGFIIPPGNVDEMIKKLNILLKDESLRKKFGNSSLKKIYENSMIQEKKIDELINLYQEQIKNH
- a CDS encoding glycosyltransferase family 2 protein; translation: MNIKKNVVIIILNWNGWQDTIECLESIYQNKYHNYNVIIVDNNSTDKSIDNIKKYCNGQLKTKSTFFSYNPINKPIKLIETKPNGYIEIEKNIKSSTKRLFLIKNENNDGFAEGNNIGITYALNNLDPDYVMLLNNDTIVDREFLVEMLKVSESNSEIGILGPKIYYYNDPNRIWFAKGKISWKFSRGLNIGYNEMDNGQYDKIAEVEYVSGCAFLIKKEVINRIGLLDKRFFLYFEEIDWTLRATKLGYKNVFVPKGKIWHKISKSGGGIKEKIGLYYITRNRWLFMKRWSKRSDFLFFIFYQILGAFLIPIFLSIYYKKPELFMAYYRGLYSGIVTITNDF
- a CDS encoding glycosyltransferase family 2 protein, whose translation is MTNKKDELFVSIIIPTYNRANLITRAINSILDQSYTNYEIIVVDDGSTDNTKEVIQRFNEDKINYYVHKKNRGAAAARNTGIKYSKGDFIAFQDSDDKWLPEKLEKEMDVFLEASDKIGVVYSGYWHIKDNKKIYIPTPKVTKKEGNIHFELLKGNFVSGLSVIRKICFKKVGLYDENLPNLEDWELYIRISKYFSFKFIDEPLSIAYCSSDSASINYSKNLKSSEIILKKHFADFNDNKEILAVNKANIGIYAFLNGDESKSRKYLMDAIRYNPLNIKYWLLYLVSFIQKKYYNIFLNVFFTLRKY